The Zobellia alginiliquefaciens genome contains a region encoding:
- a CDS encoding helix-turn-helix transcriptional regulator, which produces MMDKINYNRIKAVLAEKNVSSKDLAKHLSKTESTVSRWCTNDVQPSVEAFYQIANYLNIDIRDLFVSTLDK; this is translated from the coding sequence ATGATGGATAAAATAAATTACAATCGGATTAAGGCTGTATTAGCCGAAAAGAACGTGTCAAGTAAAGATTTAGCTAAACACCTTAGTAAAACAGAATCTACTGTTTCTCGCTGGTGCACAAATGATGTTCAACCTTCTGTTGAAGCATTTTATCAAATTGCAAATTATTTGAATATTGACATCAGGGATCTTTTTGTTTCAACACTTGATAAATAG
- a CDS encoding sulfatase family protein: MKKITLLVLVIIAFCFGVKAQDRPNIVVVLADDIGVGDISYYRKIHSETIIVETPMLDQLAKEGMIFTDAHSPAALCAPTRYAIMTGYNCYRSYAPWGVWGSFQPSPIEMNQMTLGKVMKNAGYNTAFFGKWGFGMDFYSKHDGTKIYRAPRSKMELDVDIRQIAGRGPFENGFDYSVTFPAGIQDVPYAIYENEQWMPLREGSKIDIITQEKMNKLGVKLDKEEGLGDSGWNPHHMGPLLVNKAVDYIDNSDGKSPFFIYYCSLAVHLPHTPADELNNRKVANTTPSYHLDMVKELDVQMEMIVQALKRKGIYDNTVIIFTSDNGGLQRKETIQSGHKSNDIYRGGKNSAYEGGHRVPFIASWPGKIKPKSVSTVPILGLDILATIADISNQNLEEAQVKDSASLLPILLGDSGENVHPFIVTQSGTGKEGIIIKNGWKLIVDFDKKDKTDEIRSPSALFNLTTNIEEKKDLNLIADPKYKTKVEELFKIYNQARDNGLKTKI, encoded by the coding sequence ATGAAAAAGATAACCTTGTTGGTACTTGTAATAATTGCTTTTTGCTTCGGAGTGAAGGCACAGGATAGACCAAATATAGTAGTGGTTTTAGCTGATGATATTGGTGTAGGAGATATCTCTTATTATAGAAAAATACATTCTGAGACTATTATAGTAGAAACACCAATGTTGGATCAACTGGCAAAAGAAGGTATGATATTTACTGACGCACATTCGCCGGCAGCCTTATGTGCTCCAACCCGTTATGCTATTATGACGGGTTACAACTGTTACCGAAGTTATGCTCCTTGGGGGGTGTGGGGTTCCTTTCAGCCCTCGCCAATAGAAATGAATCAAATGACATTGGGTAAAGTGATGAAAAATGCCGGCTATAATACCGCATTTTTCGGAAAATGGGGTTTCGGTATGGATTTCTACAGCAAACATGATGGGACAAAAATATACAGGGCTCCACGTTCAAAAATGGAACTAGATGTAGATATTCGACAAATAGCAGGAAGAGGCCCGTTTGAAAATGGCTTTGATTACAGCGTTACATTTCCTGCGGGAATTCAAGATGTGCCTTATGCTATATATGAGAACGAACAATGGATGCCCTTAAGAGAAGGTTCTAAAATAGATATAATCACTCAAGAAAAAATGAATAAGCTTGGTGTAAAACTTGATAAAGAAGAAGGTTTGGGTGATTCAGGTTGGAATCCCCACCATATGGGGCCTTTACTGGTAAACAAAGCAGTGGATTATATTGATAATAGCGACGGAAAATCTCCGTTCTTCATTTACTATTGCTCACTTGCTGTACATCTGCCCCATACTCCAGCAGATGAATTGAACAACAGAAAGGTAGCAAACACAACACCTTCTTATCATCTGGATATGGTTAAAGAGCTGGATGTTCAGATGGAGATGATAGTTCAAGCTTTAAAAAGGAAGGGCATTTATGATAATACAGTTATAATATTTACTTCGGATAATGGAGGATTGCAGAGAAAAGAAACCATTCAATCCGGACATAAATCCAATGATATTTACAGAGGTGGAAAAAACTCCGCCTATGAAGGAGGCCATAGAGTACCTTTTATTGCTTCATGGCCGGGAAAAATAAAGCCTAAATCTGTTTCTACCGTTCCAATTCTAGGTTTGGATATTTTAGCCACAATAGCAGACATATCAAACCAAAACCTGGAGGAAGCCCAAGTAAAGGACTCAGCTAGTTTATTGCCTATTTTGCTAGGGGATAGTGGGGAAAATGTGCATCCTTTTATAGTAACTCAATCTGGAACAGGTAAGGAAGGGATTATTATCAAGAACGGTTGGAAATTGATTGTTGATTTTGATAAAAAAGATAAAACGGACGAAATTAGAAGCCCTTCTGCACTTTTTAATTTGACCACTAACATAGAAGAGAAAAAAGATTTAAACCTAATTGCTGATCCAAAATATAAAACTAAGGTTGAAGAGTTATTTAAAATCTATAATCAAGCACGAGACAACGGTTTGAAAACTAAAATTTAA
- a CDS encoding SusC/RagA family TonB-linked outer membrane protein produces MLNIIMMNKKWKIKFSNNCPRLLLFLLCIASLSVNAQTKTVTGTTKDSDGIELPGVNIIEKGTFNGVVSDIDGNFSIQLENDQSAILLFSYIGFKTVEIPVAAQTTINVNMESNAEQLSDVVVVGYGSQKKETVVGSITQAKGEELLKAGSVTTISEALTGLLPGVTTMQAAGQPGSTAANILIRGRSSWTDSSPLYMVDGVERDFNNLDPNEIESISVLKDASATAVYGVKAANGVILITTKQGRIGKPQIQFTANFGMKSPTIDTDYAADYATNLEYFNLAQQNDGNYDKLVPQFYIDRWRDPAYADNPYYQYTSFINSLMKTGYTHQYNLNISGGNERVKYFTSFGYNYDGDIFDLQKQPEFDPRTYQHRFNYRTNLDFNFSKSTLFSVKLSGDMTNWNGNFNTKNTNGGIAGSGGTIMQRMYSTALINAPAVYENGRLGYDYNNSINVNYLGMMEREGSYGKKSNRLYTDFILKQDLNDNVYVSGKLSYNYYRNYLSEVSKRWNDAPIYYYVPSSDGYNPNLDNNGNVVQEPITLDDFENPARLGNENIDGYNSSIYYELNVNYNQTFGDHKVSALGLFQRRKDKYGASFPHFEEGWVGRVTYGYKNKYLFESNGAYNGNENFAPGKRFGFFPSLALGWVLTEENFVQDKLSFINFFKIRYSYGKIGSDKGLGNNRFAYLSSYSSNQIRMAYGYIPNITGNQNADGLYIYSEDDPPVQDVSWETAIKQNLGFEFNVLRSRLRTTVDLFKEDREGILMQRRTIPNWYGNANPYGNIGRTKNHGVDIELQWDDSFDNSFSYWLKGNLSITENRIVERDDPTPTPDYQKEAGKPIGWTKGMLGTGLAQNWDDAYAYTPSALLPGGYIPGDLTYNDYNADGIIDQNDQVSIGDPSYATKSFAFSFGLGYKNWSLTTMFNGMYGISKQLSANFLYAYNTNSSLGFMLKNNEQKDAWTPNNTDTDVPVLHTSETDHYKESSNYSYRNSTFVRLRNVELKYSLPKKLLEKVGAFDNFEFYINGNNLYTWQYLPRSFDPEANRLEVYPITKRYNVGLRVSF; encoded by the coding sequence ATGCTAAACATAATTATGATGAATAAAAAATGGAAAATTAAGTTCAGCAATAATTGTCCTCGCTTACTCCTGTTTTTGTTGTGCATAGCAAGCCTATCTGTCAACGCACAAACTAAAACAGTTACCGGAACCACCAAAGACTCGGATGGCATAGAACTTCCGGGTGTTAATATTATTGAAAAAGGAACCTTCAACGGAGTCGTTTCCGATATAGACGGCAATTTTTCAATACAATTAGAGAATGACCAATCCGCTATATTATTATTCAGCTACATAGGCTTTAAAACGGTAGAAATACCGGTAGCAGCGCAGACTACCATTAATGTAAACATGGAAAGCAACGCAGAACAACTGTCAGACGTGGTGGTGGTTGGCTATGGAAGCCAAAAAAAGGAAACAGTAGTTGGTTCCATTACCCAAGCAAAAGGAGAAGAGCTTTTAAAAGCAGGAAGTGTAACCACCATTTCCGAAGCGTTAACAGGACTTCTTCCGGGTGTCACAACCATGCAGGCCGCAGGCCAACCAGGTTCTACAGCAGCCAACATTCTAATTAGGGGTCGCTCCTCTTGGACCGATAGTTCTCCTCTTTATATGGTGGATGGTGTAGAGCGTGATTTTAATAACCTTGATCCAAACGAAATCGAGTCGATTTCAGTATTAAAGGATGCTTCGGCCACCGCTGTTTATGGGGTTAAGGCAGCAAATGGGGTTATACTTATTACCACCAAACAAGGTCGTATTGGAAAACCACAAATACAGTTTACGGCAAACTTCGGCATGAAATCACCAACGATAGATACAGATTATGCGGCCGATTATGCTACCAATCTGGAATACTTTAATCTTGCCCAACAGAATGATGGTAATTACGATAAGCTTGTACCTCAATTTTATATCGATAGATGGAGGGACCCAGCGTATGCAGATAACCCATACTACCAATATACCTCCTTTATCAACTCGTTGATGAAAACAGGTTATACCCACCAATACAATCTTAATATTAGTGGAGGTAACGAACGTGTAAAATATTTTACATCATTCGGCTATAATTATGACGGGGATATTTTTGATTTACAAAAACAACCGGAATTCGACCCTCGTACATATCAACATCGTTTTAATTATAGAACCAACTTAGATTTTAACTTCTCAAAATCTACATTGTTCAGTGTCAAGCTTTCCGGTGACATGACCAACTGGAACGGAAACTTTAATACAAAAAACACAAACGGAGGTATTGCAGGCAGTGGCGGCACAATTATGCAGCGCATGTATTCTACAGCGCTTATTAATGCCCCGGCGGTATACGAGAACGGTAGGTTAGGCTATGATTATAACAACTCTATTAATGTGAACTACTTGGGAATGATGGAACGGGAAGGCTCATATGGCAAAAAGAGCAATCGTCTCTATACCGATTTTATCTTAAAACAAGATTTGAACGATAACGTCTATGTATCGGGAAAACTATCCTATAATTATTATAGGAACTATCTATCCGAAGTTAGTAAAAGATGGAACGATGCTCCAATTTACTACTACGTTCCTTCATCGGATGGTTATAATCCAAATTTAGATAACAACGGAAATGTTGTTCAAGAACCAATTACCCTAGATGATTTTGAGAACCCCGCAAGATTGGGCAATGAAAATATAGATGGTTACAATAGCAGTATATATTATGAACTGAACGTTAATTACAACCAAACTTTTGGAGACCATAAAGTTAGTGCTTTAGGTCTATTTCAACGCCGAAAAGACAAATACGGTGCTAGCTTTCCTCATTTCGAAGAGGGATGGGTAGGCCGTGTTACATATGGTTATAAAAACAAGTACCTTTTTGAATCCAACGGAGCTTATAATGGTAACGAAAACTTTGCCCCTGGTAAACGTTTTGGTTTTTTCCCCTCTTTGGCTCTTGGCTGGGTTTTGACAGAAGAGAATTTCGTTCAAGATAAGCTGTCGTTCATAAATTTCTTCAAAATCAGATATTCTTACGGAAAAATAGGTTCAGACAAAGGTTTGGGAAACAACAGGTTTGCCTACCTCAGCTCCTACTCCAGCAATCAAATTAGAATGGCATATGGTTATATCCCAAACATTACTGGAAACCAAAATGCAGATGGACTTTATATTTATTCGGAGGATGACCCACCGGTACAGGATGTCTCTTGGGAAACGGCAATTAAACAAAATTTAGGTTTTGAATTTAACGTATTGCGCAGTAGACTAAGAACAACTGTAGATCTTTTTAAAGAAGATCGTGAGGGTATCTTAATGCAAAGAAGAACTATTCCTAATTGGTACGGAAACGCAAACCCTTATGGAAATATAGGAAGAACCAAAAACCATGGGGTAGATATTGAATTGCAGTGGGACGATAGTTTTGATAATAGTTTCTCTTACTGGCTTAAGGGAAATCTTTCCATTACGGAGAACAGAATTGTAGAAAGAGACGACCCTACTCCTACCCCTGACTACCAAAAAGAAGCTGGCAAACCTATAGGTTGGACCAAAGGAATGTTGGGTACCGGATTGGCACAAAACTGGGACGACGCTTACGCCTATACTCCTTCGGCACTACTTCCTGGAGGATATATACCCGGGGACCTCACATACAACGATTATAACGCAGATGGTATTATTGACCAGAACGACCAAGTTTCTATTGGAGACCCTTCTTATGCCACTAAATCCTTTGCTTTTTCATTTGGTCTTGGTTACAAAAACTGGAGCCTAACCACTATGTTCAATGGAATGTATGGTATATCCAAGCAATTATCCGCTAACTTCTTATACGCATACAACACCAATTCCAGTCTTGGGTTCATGCTTAAGAACAATGAACAAAAAGATGCGTGGACACCAAATAACACAGATACGGATGTACCGGTACTACACACTTCAGAAACTGATCATTATAAAGAAAGTAGTAACTATTCTTATAGGAATAGCACATTTGTAAGGCTTAGGAATGTTGAACTCAAATATAGTTTACCTAAAAAACTGCTAGAGAAGGTCGGCGCCTTTGACAATTTTGAATTCTATATAAATGGAAATAACCTATACACTTGGCAATATCTTCCGAGGTCGTTCGACCCCGAAGCCAATAGATTAGAGGTCTACCCCATTACAAAAAGATATAATGTAGGCTTAAGGGTTTCATTTTAA